In one Niveibacterium umoris genomic region, the following are encoded:
- a CDS encoding MBL fold metallo-hydrolase: MYGALVFRQLFDAASSTYTYLLGDPLTREAVLIDPVFEQHLRDRALIEELGLRLVSVLDTHCHADHVTGAWLMQAATGCRIGVSRRYGDALQGADLRLEHGERVVFGKRYLEVRATPGHTEGCLSFISDDLGLAFTGDALLIRGCGRCDFQQGDAHTLFRSIREQLFSLPDDCLIFPAHDYAGRTMSSVGEERAYNPRLGGHADERDFVGFMENLQLPHPKQIALALPANLRSGKPEDGQVPQPAEWGPVRQSYAGLLEIDPEWVAEHLPEVLILDVRRRDEMDDRLGHLPAARLIPLDELRARAAELPRERPIVAVCHAGMRSGQATVILRQAGVTQVANLRGGMLLWQQMGLPVEHGPIAG; the protein is encoded by the coding sequence ATGTATGGCGCACTGGTTTTTCGACAGCTCTTCGACGCCGCGTCCTCCACCTACACCTACCTGCTTGGCGATCCGCTCACCCGCGAAGCGGTGCTGATCGACCCGGTCTTCGAGCAGCACCTGCGCGACCGCGCCTTGATCGAGGAACTGGGCTTGCGTCTGGTGAGTGTGCTCGATACCCACTGCCACGCCGACCATGTGACCGGCGCCTGGCTGATGCAGGCCGCCACGGGCTGCCGCATCGGCGTCTCGCGTCGATACGGCGATGCCCTGCAGGGCGCCGACCTGCGCCTTGAGCACGGCGAACGTGTCGTCTTCGGCAAGCGTTATCTCGAAGTCCGCGCCACGCCGGGCCATACCGAGGGCTGCCTGAGCTTCATCAGCGACGACCTCGGGCTGGCCTTCACCGGCGATGCGCTGCTGATCCGTGGCTGCGGCCGCTGCGACTTCCAGCAGGGTGACGCGCACACCTTGTTCCGCTCGATCCGCGAACAGCTCTTCAGCCTGCCGGACGACTGCCTGATCTTTCCGGCGCATGACTACGCCGGCCGCACCATGTCGTCGGTGGGCGAAGAGCGTGCGTACAACCCGCGCCTCGGCGGGCATGCCGACGAGCGCGACTTCGTCGGCTTCATGGAAAACCTGCAACTTCCCCATCCCAAGCAGATCGCGCTGGCCTTGCCGGCCAACCTGCGCTCGGGCAAACCGGAGGACGGACAGGTGCCGCAGCCCGCCGAATGGGGTCCGGTGCGCCAGAGCTATGCCGGTTTGCTGGAGATCGATCCGGAGTGGGTCGCCGAGCATCTGCCGGAGGTGCTGATTCTCGACGTGCGTCGCCGCGACGAGATGGACGACCGCCTCGGCCACCTGCCCGCCGCCCGTCTGATCCCGCTCGACGAACTGCGCGCGCGCGCCGCCGAGTTGCCGCGTGAGCGGCCGATCGTTGCCGTCTGCCACGCCGGCATGCGTTCCGGGCAGGCGACGGTGATCCTGCGGCAGGCGGGTGTCACGCAGGTGGCGAACCTGCGTGGTGGCATGTTGCTGTGGCAGCAGATGGGGCTGCCGGTCGAACACGGCCCCATCGCCGGCTGA
- a CDS encoding YkgJ family cysteine cluster protein, which yields MDCRPGCAACCIAPSITSPIPGMPHGKPAGVPCIQLDDQLRCKLFGDPRRPACCGGLQPSGEMCGSERAHALHYLATLEAQTRSD from the coding sequence ATGGACTGCCGCCCTGGCTGTGCGGCGTGCTGCATCGCGCCGTCGATCACCTCACCGATACCGGGCATGCCACACGGCAAACCGGCGGGCGTGCCCTGCATCCAGCTTGACGATCAGCTGCGCTGCAAGCTCTTCGGTGACCCCCGGCGGCCGGCGTGCTGCGGCGGGCTGCAGCCGTCCGGAGAGATGTGCGGCAGCGAACGCGCCCATGCCTTGCACTACCTCGCAACGCTGGAAGCGCAGACCCGCAGCGACTGA
- a CDS encoding M48 family metalloprotease, with product MSAVLVAACVGMPSTEVDRQMGQQAAQSVASDIGLVDDPALIAYVDSVGQRVAAALPKRQFNYHFSVVDQVEPNAFAVPGGYIYVSRGLLALIRSEDELAGVLGHEIQHVERRHSVRQMKKEQRLGLLALPGELVGGIISDDLAVLASKPFQAVAAGYSRDQEREADALGQPLAAAAGYNPLAIATILDRMEHFIETMTDEKRAPTFFDSHPSTPERVGTLTRTAASLTAAPLPRIAADEAALMKKLDGLLVGPDPAEGVVHDETFLHPDLGFRMVFPKGWLVENTRKTVNAMAPTKDGVAVFGLAGEGSADDLPKIAKAFSEKLARKYRATPQQIEATTANGLPARALYLTDKSGKEAVHLYFLWVVLGKNIYQMIGLAPDHQKVLVRGIADSLRPLNASERASITELRLQILAARSGEAIPAVNKRAGGTLAAALVAAMNGVGENVPFKGGELVKVPVRKPYRSPR from the coding sequence ATGTCAGCCGTCCTGGTTGCGGCCTGCGTCGGCATGCCGAGCACGGAAGTCGATCGTCAGATGGGGCAGCAGGCCGCCCAGTCAGTGGCCAGCGACATCGGGCTCGTCGATGACCCGGCGCTGATCGCCTATGTGGACAGTGTCGGCCAGCGCGTTGCGGCTGCGCTGCCCAAGCGTCAGTTCAACTACCACTTCTCGGTCGTCGATCAGGTGGAGCCGAATGCCTTTGCGGTGCCCGGCGGCTACATCTACGTCTCTCGCGGCCTGCTCGCGCTGATCCGCTCCGAGGACGAACTCGCCGGCGTGCTGGGTCACGAGATCCAGCATGTGGAGCGTCGCCATTCGGTGCGCCAGATGAAGAAGGAGCAGCGGCTGGGTCTGCTTGCGCTGCCCGGCGAACTGGTTGGCGGCATCATCAGTGATGACCTCGCGGTGCTGGCTTCCAAGCCCTTCCAGGCAGTCGCTGCCGGCTACAGCCGCGATCAGGAACGCGAAGCGGATGCGCTGGGCCAGCCCCTAGCCGCTGCGGCCGGCTACAACCCGCTCGCCATCGCGACGATTCTCGACCGCATGGAACACTTCATCGAGACGATGACGGACGAGAAGCGTGCGCCCACCTTCTTCGACAGCCACCCGAGCACGCCGGAGCGTGTCGGCACGCTGACTCGCACCGCAGCCAGTCTGACGGCGGCTCCGTTGCCGCGCATCGCGGCTGACGAGGCGGCGCTGATGAAGAAACTCGACGGCCTGCTGGTTGGCCCCGACCCGGCAGAAGGCGTGGTTCACGACGAGACCTTCCTGCATCCGGACCTCGGTTTCCGCATGGTGTTCCCGAAGGGCTGGCTGGTGGAAAACACCCGCAAGACGGTGAACGCCATGGCGCCGACCAAGGATGGCGTCGCGGTGTTTGGCCTCGCAGGCGAGGGGTCGGCCGACGATCTGCCGAAAATTGCCAAGGCGTTCTCCGAGAAGCTCGCGCGCAAATACCGCGCTACGCCCCAGCAGATCGAAGCCACCACTGCCAACGGGCTGCCGGCCCGCGCGCTCTACCTGACCGACAAGAGCGGCAAGGAAGCGGTGCACCTCTACTTCCTGTGGGTGGTGCTGGGCAAGAACATCTACCAGATGATCGGCCTCGCGCCCGACCACCAGAAGGTGCTGGTGCGCGGCATCGCCGACAGCCTGCGTCCGCTCAATGCCAGCGAGCGCGCGTCGATCACCGAACTGCGCCTGCAAATCCTCGCTGCGCGCAGCGGCGAGGCCATACCGGCCGTCAACAAGCGCGCCGGCGGCACGCTTGCCGCAGCACTGGTGGCGGCGATGAACGGCGTGGGCGAGAACGTGCCGTTCAAGGGCGGCGAGCTCGTCAAGGTGCCGGTGCGCAAGCCCTACCGTTCCCCACGCTGA
- a CDS encoding S66 family peptidase: MIRYPAPLRAGARVAVTAPSSGVGADCHPRLDLALAWLRQQGLTPLEGHCLRTQHKQASAPAAQRAAELMHCLLDPAIAAVMPPWGGELAIEVLPRLDWQATEQLTPTWLLGYSDTSTLLMALTLRLRWATAHGPCLMDLVPGQTDPLITGLLPALGSAPGGAFTQRSSAAWQADWGDYTIHPERVFAPQIPTRLALLDVNPGRAVQFSGRLIGGCLDTVRNLAGSPCGDVPRFVREAGDAGAILYFENCNLRPSEFLCVLQGLKLAGWFEGLAGVLVGRSSAGDVRTPEWLNQREALVSGLADLPCPVLLGCDIGHMPPQWLLINGALAEVRYADGAAQIEQRLV; encoded by the coding sequence ATGATCCGATACCCCGCACCCTTGCGCGCCGGCGCGCGCGTGGCCGTGACCGCCCCTTCGTCGGGCGTCGGGGCCGACTGTCACCCGCGGCTCGACCTAGCCCTCGCATGGCTGCGCCAACAAGGCCTGACGCCGCTCGAAGGCCACTGCCTGCGCACCCAGCACAAGCAGGCCAGCGCACCCGCCGCGCAGCGCGCCGCCGAACTGATGCACTGCCTGCTCGACCCGGCGATCGCGGCGGTGATGCCGCCTTGGGGCGGGGAGCTGGCAATCGAGGTGCTGCCGCGCCTCGACTGGCAGGCCACCGAACAACTCACACCCACCTGGCTGCTCGGCTACTCCGACACCTCCACCCTGCTGATGGCGCTGACCTTGCGCCTGCGCTGGGCGACTGCGCATGGCCCCTGCCTGATGGATCTGGTGCCGGGCCAGACCGATCCGCTGATCACCGGCCTGTTGCCGGCGCTCGGCAGTGCGCCGGGTGGCGCCTTCACGCAGCGCAGTTCGGCCGCCTGGCAGGCCGACTGGGGTGACTACACCATCCACCCGGAACGGGTCTTCGCACCGCAGATCCCGACCCGGCTCGCCCTGCTGGACGTGAACCCCGGCCGCGCGGTGCAGTTTTCCGGCCGCCTGATTGGCGGCTGCCTCGACACCGTGCGCAACCTTGCCGGCAGCCCGTGCGGCGACGTGCCGCGCTTCGTGCGCGAGGCGGGCGATGCCGGCGCAATCCTCTACTTCGAGAACTGCAACCTGCGCCCCAGCGAGTTCCTGTGCGTGCTGCAGGGCCTCAAGCTCGCCGGCTGGTTCGAGGGTCTCGCCGGCGTGCTGGTCGGGCGCAGCAGCGCGGGCGACGTGCGCACACCGGAGTGGCTGAACCAGCGCGAGGCGCTGGTGAGCGGGCTGGCTGATCTGCCCTGCCCGGTGCTGCTCGGTTGCGACATCGGCCACATGCCGCCGCAGTGGCTGCTGATTAACGGCGCGCTGGCCGAGGTGCGTTACGCCGACGGCGCGGCACAGATCGAACAGCGGCTGGTCTGA
- a CDS encoding glutamate synthase subunit beta, with protein MGKVTGFMEFARVEEGYEAADKRKQHYKEFVLTLSDEQAKVQGARCMDCGIPFCNNGCPVNNIIPDFNDLVYHQDWKAAIETLHSTNNFPEFTGRICPAPCEAACTLGIHELPVGIKSIEHAIIDKAWANGWVQPQPPLQKTGKKVAIVGSGPAGLAAAQQLARAGHDVTVFEKSSRIGGLLRYGIPDFKLDKGNIDRRLEQLKAEGVVFKTGVYVGKGGLPKGVGSDAKQTIDPEQLKAEFDAVVLAAGSEIPRDLPVPGRELEGVHFAMEFLPQQNKVNAGDKLKDQIKATGKHVVVIGGGDTGSDCVGTSNRHGAKSVTQFELMPMPPEKENKMLVWPYWPTKLRTSSSHDEGCERDWSITTKSFKGENGKLKAVVTARVEWTKDEKTGQMKMTEVAGSEKELPADLVFLAMGFVNPLGSMLEAFGVDKDGRGNAKASTEGAGAYATNVPKVFAAGDVRRGQSLVVWAIREGRQAARAVDEFLMGESVLPR; from the coding sequence ATGGGTAAGGTCACCGGATTCATGGAATTCGCGCGCGTCGAAGAAGGCTACGAGGCCGCCGACAAGCGCAAGCAGCATTACAAGGAGTTCGTGCTCACGCTGAGTGACGAACAGGCCAAGGTGCAGGGCGCACGCTGCATGGACTGCGGCATCCCGTTCTGCAACAACGGGTGCCCGGTCAACAACATCATCCCGGACTTCAATGACCTGGTGTATCACCAGGACTGGAAGGCGGCGATCGAGACACTGCACTCGACCAACAACTTCCCGGAGTTCACCGGCCGCATCTGTCCGGCGCCGTGCGAGGCCGCCTGCACGCTGGGCATCCACGAGTTGCCGGTCGGCATCAAGTCGATCGAGCACGCAATCATCGACAAGGCCTGGGCGAATGGCTGGGTGCAGCCGCAGCCGCCGCTGCAGAAGACCGGCAAGAAGGTTGCCATCGTCGGTTCCGGCCCCGCGGGCCTCGCCGCTGCGCAGCAACTGGCGCGCGCCGGCCACGATGTGACGGTGTTCGAGAAGAGCTCGCGTATCGGCGGCCTGCTGCGCTACGGCATCCCCGATTTCAAGCTCGACAAGGGCAACATCGACCGCCGCCTCGAGCAGTTGAAGGCCGAAGGTGTCGTCTTCAAGACCGGCGTGTACGTGGGCAAGGGTGGCCTGCCGAAGGGCGTGGGTTCCGATGCCAAGCAGACCATCGATCCCGAGCAACTCAAGGCCGAGTTCGACGCCGTGGTGCTCGCTGCTGGTTCGGAAATCCCGCGTGATCTGCCGGTGCCGGGCCGCGAGCTCGAAGGCGTGCATTTTGCGATGGAGTTCCTGCCGCAGCAGAACAAGGTCAATGCGGGCGACAAGCTCAAGGACCAGATCAAGGCGACCGGCAAGCATGTCGTCGTGATCGGCGGCGGTGATACCGGTTCCGACTGCGTGGGTACCTCGAATCGCCACGGCGCGAAAAGCGTGACCCAGTTCGAGCTGATGCCGATGCCGCCGGAGAAGGAGAACAAGATGCTGGTGTGGCCGTACTGGCCGACCAAGCTGCGTACTTCTTCATCGCACGACGAAGGCTGCGAGCGCGACTGGTCGATCACCACCAAGTCCTTCAAGGGCGAGAACGGCAAGCTCAAGGCGGTCGTTACCGCCCGCGTCGAGTGGACCAAGGACGAGAAGACCGGCCAGATGAAGATGACCGAAGTCGCGGGTTCCGAGAAGGAATTGCCGGCCGATCTCGTGTTCCTCGCGATGGGCTTCGTGAATCCGCTCGGTTCGATGCTTGAAGCCTTCGGCGTCGATAAGGATGGCCGTGGCAACGCCAAGGCCAGCACCGAGGGTGCGGGTGCCTACGCCACCAATGTGCCGAAGGTGTTCGCGGCAGGTGACGTGCGCCGCGGGCAGTCGCTCGTGGTGTGGGCGATCCGCGAAGGCCGCCAGGCCGCACGTGCCGTTGATGAATTCCTGATGGGCGAGAGCGTGCTGCCGCGCTGA
- a CDS encoding bifunctional diguanylate cyclase/phosphodiesterase: protein MTHASTPATAAVATAMHFDYVLAQSPIGIAVINEAGVYEAVNPAYSALYGYSNDELLGQNLEVILPPQAREQIIGRHRAFLTEQIPFDGELDVVRRDGTPLRVLVKSARVEGADGVALRLVYVSDITERCRVECALQESRAFTQSVLDSLQANICVIDESGRIIAVNQAWRDFCHDNHGEACRCDEGVSCLNACNCGSETGTHSAECIAPLLQELLAGTRESFEATYPCHSPGEQRWFLARATRVRESLATRIVVAHHNITRLKQAEEELKAALHFSENLIASMQDGFSVLDIHGVSRDANPALCAMTGFSRDELVGRSAPFPYWPPEAHGEIQRAFVQTLRGEPGSFELTFMKKTGERFPVIVSASSLRDDSGRQVGFIATVKDITDRKAMEEQIRRYAFYDTLTGLPNRRLLDDRLGHAMAASKRSGRFGAAMFIDLDNFKPLNDAHGHGVGDLLLAEAAARLRACTRQMDTVARFGGDEFVVVLKELNGDADASAASAHLVAEKIRGALSTPYRLIKPRERGSDQIIEHRCTASVGIMLFMGQETSASDILKFADQAMYDAKAKGRDAICIHAHA from the coding sequence ATGACACATGCAAGCACGCCAGCGACCGCTGCGGTGGCCACGGCGATGCATTTCGACTATGTGCTGGCGCAATCCCCGATCGGCATCGCCGTGATCAACGAGGCCGGCGTCTACGAGGCGGTGAACCCTGCCTACAGTGCGCTGTACGGCTACTCGAACGATGAACTGCTCGGCCAGAACCTCGAAGTGATTCTGCCGCCGCAGGCCCGTGAGCAGATCATCGGCCGGCATCGCGCCTTCCTGACCGAGCAGATCCCCTTCGACGGCGAACTCGACGTGGTGCGGCGCGACGGCACCCCACTGCGGGTGCTGGTGAAGTCGGCACGGGTGGAAGGCGCCGACGGCGTCGCGCTTCGCCTGGTGTACGTCTCCGACATCACCGAGCGCTGCCGGGTGGAATGCGCCTTGCAGGAATCACGCGCCTTCACGCAGTCGGTGCTCGACAGCCTGCAGGCCAACATCTGCGTCATCGATGAAAGCGGCCGCATCATCGCCGTCAATCAAGCCTGGCGCGACTTTTGCCACGACAACCATGGCGAGGCGTGCCGCTGCGACGAAGGCGTAAGCTGCCTGAACGCGTGCAATTGCGGGAGTGAGACCGGGACGCACAGCGCCGAGTGCATCGCCCCGCTGTTGCAGGAATTGCTGGCCGGCACGCGTGAAAGCTTCGAGGCGACCTACCCCTGCCACTCGCCGGGCGAGCAGCGCTGGTTTCTTGCCCGTGCCACGCGGGTCCGTGAGTCCCTGGCGACGCGGATCGTCGTTGCGCACCACAACATCACCCGGCTCAAACAGGCCGAAGAGGAACTGAAGGCGGCACTGCATTTCTCCGAGAACTTGATCGCCTCGATGCAGGATGGCTTCTCGGTACTCGACATCCACGGCGTTTCGAGGGACGCCAACCCGGCGCTATGCGCGATGACGGGCTTCTCCCGCGACGAACTGGTGGGCCGCAGCGCGCCCTTCCCGTACTGGCCGCCGGAAGCGCATGGCGAGATCCAGCGCGCCTTTGTCCAGACCTTGCGGGGCGAGCCGGGCAGCTTCGAGTTGACCTTCATGAAGAAGACCGGCGAGCGTTTCCCGGTGATCGTCAGCGCCTCGTCGCTGCGTGACGACAGCGGCAGGCAGGTCGGCTTCATCGCCACGGTGAAAGACATCACCGACCGCAAGGCGATGGAAGAACAGATCCGCCGATACGCCTTCTACGACACGCTGACCGGGCTGCCCAACCGGCGCCTGCTCGACGACCGCCTCGGCCACGCGATGGCGGCGAGCAAGCGCAGCGGACGCTTCGGCGCCGCGATGTTCATCGACCTCGATAATTTCAAGCCGCTCAACGATGCACATGGCCATGGCGTCGGCGACCTGCTGCTGGCGGAGGCCGCTGCGCGCCTGCGCGCATGTACCCGCCAGATGGACACCGTGGCGCGTTTTGGCGGCGACGAGTTCGTCGTGGTGCTCAAGGAATTGAACGGCGACGCGGACGCTTCCGCCGCATCGGCCCACCTGGTCGCCGAAAAGATCCGCGGCGCGCTATCCACGCCCTATCGCCTGATCAAGCCGCGCGAGCGCGGCAGCGACCAGATCATCGAACATCGCTGCACCGCGAGCGTCGGCATCATGCTGTTCATGGGCCAGGAGACGAGCGCCTCCGACATCCTCAAGTTCGCCGATCAGGCGATGTACGACGCCAAGGCAAAGGGGCGTGATGCGATCTGCATCCACGCCCATGCCTGA